From the Lolium rigidum isolate FL_2022 chromosome 2, APGP_CSIRO_Lrig_0.1, whole genome shotgun sequence genome, one window contains:
- the LOC124690896 gene encoding BTB/POZ and MATH domain-containing protein 1-like — translation MSSVSADVEWLGSTIVVDTSSGHHLLTIHGYSRTKGLPAGEYVMSRPFSLGGHRWRICYYPNGENSEFSGYISVSLILDEDGAAAVKAQWDICFAGEEEAEQVSSLASRPVHEFTSENEWFCNNLATKEELESSGHLRNDSFTVRCDIVVVQGCRAVDFVSVPPCDLGWHLGELLETGKGADVVFKVGGETVAAHRCVLAARSLVFSAELFGPMKEGNAASVRVEDMEADVFKMLLRFAYTGSLPEMGKEDEGVTCQHLLVAADRYDMERLKLICEERLCEYIDVGSAATILALAEQHHCEGLKKACFSFLSPPAILRAVMATKGFQHLIWSCPSIVVELMAMSCPH, via the coding sequence ATGTCGTCCGTCAGCGCCGACGTCGAGTGGCTGGGGTCCACCATCGTGGTCGACACGTCGAGCGGGCACCACCTTCTCACGATTCATGGGTACTCCCGCACGAAGGGCCTTCCCGCCGGAGAGTACGTCATGTCCCGCCCCTTCAGCCTCGGCGGCCACCGCTGGCGCATCTGCTACTACCCCAATGGCGAAAACTCCGAGTTCTCGGGTTACATAAGCGTCTCCCTTATTCTCGACGAAGATGGTGCGGCGGCGGTAAAGGCGCAGTGGGACATCTgcttcgccggcgaggaggaggcggagcaggtGTCGTCGCTAGCATCGAGGCCGGTTCACGAGTTCACTTCCGAGAACGAATGGTTTTGCAACAACTTGGCCACCAAGGAGGAACTCGAGAGCTCCGGGCATCTCAGGAACGATTCGTTCACCGTCCGCTGCGACATCGTCGTCGTCCAAGGTTGTCGCGCGGTGGACTTCGTCTCCGTGCCCCCATGCGACCTGGGCTGGCACCTGGGCGAGCTCTTGGAGACAGGGAAGGGCGCCGACGTGGTGTTCAAGGTCGGCGGCGAGACCGTGGCTGCGCACCGGTGCGTACTCGCGGCCCGTTCCTTGGTATTCAGCGCCGAGCTCTTCGGGCCGATGAAGGAGGGAAACGCCGCCTCCGTTCGTGTGGAAGACATGGAGGCGGACGTGTTCAAGATGTTGCTCCGTTTCGCGTACACCGGCTCGTTGCCGGAGATGGGAAAGGAGGACGAAGGCGTCACCTGCCAGCACCTGCTCGTCGCGGCGGACAGGTACGACATGGAGCGCCTGAAACTGATCTGCGAGGAGAGGCTGTGTGAGTACATCGACGTTGGGTCGGCAGCGACTATCTTGGCGCTAGCGGAGCAGCACCATTGTGAGGGGCTGAAGAAGGCGTGCTTCAGTTTtctctcgccgccggcgattCTGAGGGCGGTCATGGCCACCAAGGGCTTCCAGCATCTGATCTGGAGCTGCCCTTCTATAGTGGTCGAGCTCATGGCCATGTCATGTCCGCATTAG